The Caldisericum sp. region TGAAAACAAACCTTTAGAAATCAAATATGCTCAAAAATGTTAAAAAACTTTGCTTTAAATAGAAGTCTAATTCAAAAGCCATTTAAATAGGAGAAAAGTGAATAACAATTATAATTTGAAGTGAAATCTACCTCAGAAAATGCTGGAATTAACTATAAAGTGAGCGTAAACCACACAAATCAAATAGGCTCTCAAAAATTCTGTGCTTTTCTCATTTAATAAAAACAGGGGGCTAAGCCCCCTGTTTGCAACAAACTTAGATGACTTAACTAATCTGCAAATGGGATGTTTGCAATCTTCCTTGCATCAATTGGATTTGCCCTTCCTGTAGGTGGAAGTGATGGGTCAAGTGCAAATGTGTCGCCACTCTGGTTATATGCACCAAGCACAGAACCCAAAGTCTTTATCGCATTAATGTCAGTTCCAGCAAGCGTATTTGCAATTGTTGTTAAGTTGTATCCTGCTGGAAGTGGTGCACTACCTTTCATAGAACTATTGAGAATTGCAGCAAGTGCTTGCTGTCCTGCAATCATTCTTGCCTGGTCGAGAGCAGAACGCTTCTTTCCAGTGGAATCTTTAGCAACATTTGCCCAGAATATACCCATAACTTTATCAATGCTATCAACTTTCTTCCAACCAAGGTCTATATAACTTCCACAGTAGTTATTAAAGACATAGGTTGTGAAATCGAGGTGGGTTTGCCAGAAGCCTAATGTACGAGTAGCGCCTTTAACTTTTACTGTAACTTCTGCATATTCATCTGGGTAATTTGGAGGTGTGATTTCGTTTGAAAGTCCAACAGGATTTCCGTAACCTGTTACTGAGAAGGTTGTATCAGCAGTTATTGTAGTCTGGTAAACCCATGTCCAGGTTTCACCGACATCAAGAATTCCATTATCGTTTGTATCCCCACTTACATAGTATGAAGAAGATTTTTCAAATTCAACTGCACCTGGGTTAAGAGTGACCTTAACATTTTCAATTGGGCAATCACCAGTGTTTTGTTCAGTGATTGTAAGTATAACGTTTCCGCCAGGGAAGGTTTCCCAGGTATTAGGTGTAATTGAAACTTTGGTGTTCGGATGCACCAAATCGACAGACCATGTTGAACTTCCCCATATATCATTAGGGAATCCATATGGATGGAAGTGCACTGTTGCAGTGTTTGAAAGTGGGTCTGGATCTCCCGTCTTCACAGTGTATGTGTAAGTGAATGTGACAGATTCTTCGTAGTCAAGTCCGTTTGTTAATTCTACTGGAAGAGTAATGCCGCTAACAAGCGAGTCTGTAAAACTATCGAATACAAGATGTGGAGTATCTTCCGAGCTTTTGTTGGTAATTGTCACTGTGTATGTAATTGTGTCTCCAACTTTGCTTATTGGGTCTCCAGTTTTGGTTATCTCTATTGCAGGCTGGAATAGGTTCGTTTCCCAGGTAGCACTCTTATCGTATGTATTCGGGAAGCCTGCAATTGTTGCATGGACATTTACCGTGTTCACAAATGGATCTGAGGCACCTTCTGGAATAACGAAATCCTTCTCAATGGTATAAGAGGAACCGTTTGCAATAACCTTTGTCTCATCAATACCAAGCATGGTATCCGTTATGTGGAATGTCATCTCTGGTGTATCCGTTGAGCTTGTATTGGTTACTGTGATTGTGTAGTGGACTGTATCACCGATTTTTGAAAGGGTATTGCCAGTCTTTGTCACTGTGAAGTTAGGCTGGAATAGGTTCGTTTCCCAGGTAGCAGTTGCTGTAACATCAGTTGTAAGGTCAGTCCCAAATAAAGGTGCTGGGTCTGCATGGACTGTAACAGTGCTTATCATAGGATCACTTGCAGTTGTTGGGACGGCATATTCATATGTATATGTTGCAGATTCACCTGTTGCAAGAGCTGAAGGGAAGTAAGAAGAAATATCGCCAAGGAGCGTATCAGTGACTTTTATGTGTTCAAGGTCTATGTTTCCAGTGTTTGTAATAGTGATTGTGTAGTAGACTTTATCACCAATCTTTGAAAGGGTGTCGCCTGTTTTTGTTATAGAGATTGAAGGTTGCGGATGGAAGTTACCGAAGTTTTTGCCTGAAACAATTTCGCCATTTCCTAATGCGAC contains the following coding sequences:
- a CDS encoding DUF11 domain-containing protein → MKNKFRFKTFLGGILVGLIILSVIFGFSQKAFGGSYDLTTDNPQISYTIEGAIWERFQPIDPTGSGVFNSFLRVQKNGTERGYNTDYRPLQFDENSSAAFTHSYKLKDVPMVIKGGVIYREFQLDINEQNSDPQWYLSLNKFQVWVTNNPNITGYSESSNAFTSGSTKVYDLGDNWIKMDYRANAGSGKRDYKVLIPQYMFDGKTGDYVVIFTRFGDNFPSDDGFEEWGVAVYPGTISGYKFNDLNANGVWDAGEPGINGWTIKLDGGSTHLTAVTANDSNGNPGYYSFTVPAGTYTISEVNQSGWIETYPSGNSYTVALGNGEIVSGKNFGNFHPQPSISITKTGDTLSKIGDKVYYTITITNTGNIDLEHIKVTDTLLGDISSYFPSALATGESATYTYEYAVPTTASDPMISTVTVHADPAPLFGTDLTTDVTATATWETNLFQPNFTVTKTGNTLSKIGDTVHYTITVTNTSSTDTPEMTFHITDTMLGIDETKVIANGSSYTIEKDFVIPEGASDPFVNTVNVHATIAGFPNTYDKSATWETNLFQPAIEITKTGDPISKVGDTITYTVTITNKSSEDTPHLVFDSFTDSLVSGITLPVELTNGLDYEESVTFTYTYTVKTGDPDPLSNTATVHFHPYGFPNDIWGSSTWSVDLVHPNTKVSITPNTWETFPGGNVILTITEQNTGDCPIENVKVTLNPGAVEFEKSSSYYVSGDTNDNGILDVGETWTWVYQTTITADTTFSVTGYGNPVGLSNEITPPNYPDEYAEVTVKVKGATRTLGFWQTHLDFTTYVFNNYCGSYIDLGWKKVDSIDKVMGIFWANVAKDSTGKKRSALDQARMIAGQQALAAILNSSMKGSAPLPAGYNLTTIANTLAGTDINAIKTLGSVLGAYNQSGDTFALDPSLPPTGRANPIDARKIANIPFAD